The following proteins come from a genomic window of Proteiniphilum propionicum:
- a CDS encoding glycosyl hydrolase family 18 protein, translating into MLMTCAVVSNWLNYSSDWQRYFDYINVMSYDHDSFTSTPVQHASYDHFVSDLNYWVNQYGTPKNKIIGGLPFYGYTWDEGVQPDAVRSIRFHGVISAFDGKYNLTATDIADKDNVSKTYYNGRITIGRKCMYVLDNDFAGVMIWQLFQDAYEDDLQLIKVVGEKIGSERL; encoded by the coding sequence ATGCTTATGACATGCGCAGTGGTGAGCAACTGGTTGAACTACTCTTCAGATTGGCAACGCTATTTTGATTACATCAATGTTATGAGTTACGATCACGATTCATTTACATCCACACCGGTACAGCATGCTTCGTATGATCATTTTGTCAGTGATTTGAATTATTGGGTTAACCAATATGGAACACCTAAAAACAAAATTATCGGAGGGCTTCCATTCTATGGATACACATGGGACGAAGGAGTGCAACCAGATGCAGTTCGTAGCATTCGTTTTCATGGAGTAATTAGCGCCTTTGACGGGAAATACAATTTGACTGCCACAGATATAGCTGATAAAGATAACGTAAGTAAAACATATTATAACGGCAGAATAACCATTGGCAGAAAATGCATGTATGTCCTGGATAACGACTTTGCGGGAGTAATGATCTGGCAATTGTTTCAAGATGCCTATGAGGATGACCTCCAGTTAATTAAAGTTGTAGGAGAAAAAATAGGAAGTGAGCGCTTATAG
- a CDS encoding Gfo/Idh/MocA family oxidoreductase, whose product MTTRRGFIKNVAIGTAAVSVGGILPGFSAKSYKNIAGANDKIKMGAIGVNSRGNALAGGFAREKGCEIAYVCDVDKRAMEKCIANVKNIAGNTPIGEKDLRRLLERKDLDAVIIATPEHWHAPAALMAMKAGKHVYLEKPTSHNPAEDEILMQAVKKYNIVAATGMQRRSWPNVIKAVQEIRDGIIGKVYFGKAWYANNRPSIGTGNITAIPDWLDWELWQGPAPRVASYKDNYLHYNWHWFYNWGTGEAGNNGVHFLDILRWGMDLTYPTHVDSSGGRYLYSDDWEFPDTQIVNLEFGGNKLITWEGRSCNGRNIEDSSVGCAFYGESGTLVIGGGNAYKVYDLKNELVENVTSEMSFKAGDTINPTQQLDSFHFSNFLDGIRKGSPLNADINVGCISTTLAHLGNIAQRTKTTFRTDALNAHILDNPAASKLWSRKYQKGWEMKL is encoded by the coding sequence ATGACTACAAGAAGAGGATTTATTAAAAATGTAGCAATCGGAACAGCTGCAGTATCTGTAGGAGGAATATTGCCTGGTTTTAGTGCAAAGAGCTATAAAAACATTGCCGGTGCCAATGATAAAATAAAAATGGGTGCCATAGGTGTAAACTCGCGTGGAAATGCATTGGCAGGAGGTTTCGCAAGGGAAAAAGGGTGTGAGATAGCTTATGTTTGCGACGTAGATAAACGTGCTATGGAAAAATGTATTGCCAATGTAAAAAATATTGCAGGCAATACACCAATAGGAGAGAAAGATTTAAGAAGGTTGCTTGAACGCAAGGATCTGGATGCTGTTATCATTGCCACGCCCGAACATTGGCACGCACCGGCCGCCTTGATGGCAATGAAAGCCGGGAAACATGTGTACTTGGAGAAGCCTACGAGTCATAATCCTGCAGAAGATGAAATACTAATGCAGGCTGTGAAGAAATACAACATTGTTGCAGCAACCGGTATGCAGCGTAGATCGTGGCCTAATGTTATTAAAGCGGTACAGGAAATAAGAGATGGCATCATAGGTAAGGTTTATTTCGGTAAAGCCTGGTACGCAAACAACAGGCCGTCGATAGGTACAGGAAATATTACTGCCATACCTGATTGGCTCGACTGGGAACTGTGGCAGGGGCCGGCACCGAGAGTAGCCAGCTACAAAGACAACTATCTCCACTATAACTGGCACTGGTTCTATAATTGGGGTACCGGTGAAGCCGGCAACAATGGCGTACATTTTCTTGATATTCTCCGCTGGGGTATGGATTTAACCTATCCTACCCATGTTGATTCCTCAGGAGGCAGATACCTTTATAGCGATGACTGGGAATTTCCGGATACACAGATCGTGAACCTCGAATTTGGAGGCAACAAGCTGATCACATGGGAAGGCCGGAGTTGCAACGGCCGCAATATTGAAGACTCTTCGGTAGGTTGCGCATTCTACGGCGAATCTGGCACTTTGGTCATTGGAGGAGGTAACGCCTATAAAGTATATGATCTTAAAAATGAGCTTGTTGAAAATGTAACCAGTGAAATGAGTTTCAAGGCAGGTGATACTATAAATCCCACACAGCAACTGGATTCGTTCCATTTTTCCAACTTTCTTGACGGCATCAGAAAAGGCTCTCCGTTAAATGCCGATATCAATGTGGGATGTATCAGCACAACACTGGCACATTTGGGAAATATTGCCCAGCGCACAAAAACTACATTCAGAACAGATGCTTTAAATGCTCATATCCTAGATAATCCAGCCGCCTCCAAATTATGGAGCAGGAAATATCAAAAAGGTTGGGAAATGAAGCTGTAA
- a CDS encoding ROK family protein translates to MNYLIGVDIGGTTIKGGLIKGKDLIRQIVRDTKASEGGETTLNVLKDVIRQLTTVDTTAIGIGVPSVVDSEQGIVYHVQNIRNWDEVHLKSILKKEFDLPVYINNDANCFAMGERIYGLGQDYENFVGITLGTGVGGGIIQKGQLLADANCGSGEFGEMPYLDGKLEEYCGSFFFSKYNSTGYEIMQRVETGDKEATEIMNEYSMHLAVLVKMIVLSVDPQAIIFGGAISKSFHLFEMKMVENLKDFPFPNSIRKLKILRSQLQDIGILGASALCY, encoded by the coding sequence ATGAACTATCTCATAGGTGTCGATATCGGAGGGACAACCATCAAAGGAGGGTTAATAAAAGGTAAGGATCTGATCAGGCAGATTGTACGTGATACAAAAGCCTCTGAGGGGGGAGAGACAACACTGAACGTTTTAAAGGATGTGATCCGCCAGCTAACGACGGTAGATACCACAGCAATAGGTATTGGGGTACCTAGTGTTGTCGATAGCGAACAGGGAATAGTATATCATGTTCAGAATATAAGAAACTGGGATGAGGTCCATCTGAAATCAATTCTTAAAAAGGAGTTTGATTTGCCCGTTTATATCAACAACGATGCCAACTGCTTTGCCATGGGTGAACGTATCTATGGTTTGGGACAAGATTACGAAAATTTTGTGGGAATAACGTTAGGGACCGGTGTTGGGGGTGGAATAATCCAAAAAGGCCAACTACTGGCCGATGCCAATTGCGGTTCAGGTGAATTTGGAGAAATGCCTTATCTGGATGGTAAACTGGAAGAATATTGCGGTAGCTTTTTCTTCTCAAAATATAACAGCACTGGTTATGAAATTATGCAGAGAGTGGAGACGGGCGACAAAGAGGCCACAGAAATCATGAACGAATATTCAATGCACCTAGCCGTACTGGTGAAGATGATTGTTCTCTCCGTTGACCCACAGGCAATTATTTTTGGCGGTGCAATCTCCAAATCATTCCATCTTTTTGAAATGAAGATGGTCGAAAACCTGAAAGACTTCCCTTTTCCAAACTCTATCAGAAAATTAAAGATTTTACGTTCGCAGCTGCAGGACATCGGCATCTTAGGTGCTTCTGCCCTCTGTTATTGA
- a CDS encoding twin-arginine translocation signal domain-containing protein — protein MTTRRDFLRNLAAIGAVAGSPKLLFSNPKSLTVASMQSGAKNKMWACLMHLSVNMWRAYYYDLQWNESLWNEALESMTAAGMDTVVIDLGDAVQYRSHPEIAVKGAWSTEKLQEELVKIRKMGLRPIPKLNFSTYHDSWLGPYSKMVSSDAYYQVCKDLIAEICYHFEKPDFFHLGMDEEYEPNHLTFDSISIRQNKQYWGDFYFLIGEVFKNGSRPWVWQDYIRKYPDEFAKMMPKSVLQSNWYNRNNFNPENNPSIKAYQTLNELGYEQVPGGSNYYEGTDENFMNNVKFCTKNISDEKLLGFIQSSWRFTTEENRTHILNAIELAGKAKKWYNEYTSSH, from the coding sequence ATGACAACAAGAAGAGATTTTTTACGCAATCTGGCAGCAATAGGTGCTGTTGCCGGCTCACCTAAATTGCTTTTTTCCAATCCAAAGTCTTTGACTGTTGCAAGTATGCAATCTGGCGCGAAAAATAAAATGTGGGCATGCCTGATGCATCTGAGCGTAAACATGTGGAGGGCCTATTATTATGATCTGCAATGGAACGAATCTCTCTGGAATGAAGCCTTGGAGAGTATGACAGCTGCAGGAATGGATACGGTAGTGATTGATCTGGGTGATGCTGTGCAATACCGGAGTCATCCTGAAATAGCTGTAAAGGGTGCCTGGTCAACCGAAAAGCTGCAAGAGGAACTGGTTAAAATTCGCAAGATGGGGCTTCGTCCAATTCCGAAGTTGAATTTTTCCACCTATCACGATTCATGGTTGGGGCCCTATAGCAAAATGGTATCTTCAGACGCTTATTATCAGGTATGCAAGGATCTTATAGCTGAGATATGCTACCATTTTGAAAAGCCTGATTTTTTTCATCTGGGTATGGATGAAGAGTATGAACCCAATCATCTAACCTTCGATTCCATCTCAATCAGACAGAACAAGCAGTATTGGGGCGATTTTTATTTTTTAATTGGAGAGGTGTTTAAAAATGGATCCCGTCCATGGGTCTGGCAGGATTATATCAGGAAATATCCGGATGAATTTGCGAAAATGATGCCCAAATCGGTGTTGCAGAGCAACTGGTATAACAGAAACAATTTTAATCCCGAAAACAATCCCTCTATCAAGGCTTACCAAACGCTTAACGAGCTCGGTTATGAACAGGTGCCCGGTGGTAGTAACTATTATGAAGGTACCGATGAAAACTTTATGAATAATGTGAAGTTTTGCACAAAGAATATATCTGATGAGAAGCTTCTGGGTTTCATCCAATCGTCATGGAGATTCACTACCGAGGAGAACAGAACGCATATACTAAACGCCATAGAATTGGCAGGAAAAGCAAAGAAATGGTACAATGAGTACACATCATCTCATTAG
- a CDS encoding Tat pathway signal protein: MIKRREFIQSIAAAGLMANLAGSAFAQPAKRKKEEFIWANLLHLSYNMWEDHTPSPYQDTVFKGNDCREAYLWAHKYHPDLTFDKKMWNSLLIRMADKGMNMVIIDLGDGVKYDSHPEIAVNGAWSTSQLKKELKIIRGLGLEPIPKLNFSTGHKAWLGPYQRMVSSDTYYHVCSNLINEVIDLFDKPRFFHLGMDEETADNQRTHQNVVVRQGDLWWHDFYYLTELVETQNVRPWIWSDYAWSFPDEFFKKMPKSVLQSNWYYGTQFEKFANPLHEKYVRIYDQLEEHGFDQVPTGSNHSNDINFRETVKYCEKK; the protein is encoded by the coding sequence ATGATAAAAAGAAGAGAATTTATTCAGAGCATAGCTGCTGCGGGTCTGATGGCCAATTTGGCAGGATCTGCTTTTGCGCAACCTGCCAAAAGAAAGAAAGAGGAGTTTATCTGGGCAAATCTGCTACATTTGAGTTACAATATGTGGGAGGATCATACCCCTTCGCCCTATCAGGACACTGTATTCAAAGGTAATGATTGCAGGGAGGCTTATCTTTGGGCTCATAAATATCATCCCGACCTTACATTCGATAAAAAGATGTGGAACAGTCTATTAATCAGAATGGCCGATAAGGGCATGAATATGGTTATAATCGATTTGGGAGATGGTGTAAAATACGACAGCCATCCTGAAATTGCTGTCAATGGTGCATGGAGCACATCCCAATTGAAGAAAGAATTAAAGATTATTCGTGGGCTTGGGTTGGAACCCATACCCAAACTAAACTTTTCAACTGGGCACAAAGCGTGGTTAGGGCCCTATCAGAGAATGGTATCCTCCGATACTTATTATCATGTATGTTCCAACCTGATTAATGAAGTTATCGACCTGTTTGATAAACCCCGTTTTTTCCACCTCGGCATGGACGAGGAAACCGCTGACAATCAGAGGACGCATCAGAATGTGGTGGTTAGGCAGGGCGACCTTTGGTGGCATGATTTCTATTATCTGACAGAACTGGTTGAAACACAAAACGTACGCCCCTGGATCTGGTCTGACTATGCATGGAGTTTCCCGGATGAATTCTTTAAAAAGATGCCAAAGTCGGTTCTCCAGAGCAACTGGTATTATGGGACACAGTTTGAAAAGTTTGCCAACCCTTTGCATGAAAAATATGTAAGAATATACGATCAGCTTGAAGAGCACGGTTTTGATCAGGTGCCGACTGGCAGCAACCACAGTAACGATATTAATTTCAGAGAAACAGTCAAATATTGTGAAAAAAAATAG
- a CDS encoding DUF4861 family protein, with protein MKTALFGAILCFLLTDVQAANLTEKEKKQLAFEWVFGDLAKFDQVIVQKVLSDTHGKRYYIDHDCDGKPEEVWFIDIDPRHNESKRPILVRVIDEDGDLEMGGEPDLDSDLYLADWNADGQVDAVVDYEDIDGDRDVDLMSMFFYDARYGLRAWWGRDDGDDNLLWYDVDYYYYQNPCQNNTHFGGDETFFAFYIKPGEKYWTPFFENPFLFYDLDGDGITEEVLRVSGQEDVVHTIRWSFDLDNDATVVNPRDFDVSLSAYAPGLEIGNRVTTWASDEHSEVGNILRVEKKQSETIVIRDIPSHLVLKRSEAISFFSDIKWSKVLMTWDENDLNKAWDGKRTDIERWEGIIAAPSTEKGFEFPVIGGPDCGPYNKRYQVLTKPSLPNEFYFNPAEGRLHIKNSDKTWLRVDYDYDNKEDMYYLWTDTNNDGFLDKVEVDINGDGRFDDSWQFDVSEVKSVRWRFEELGPVYSPVVADFPSQLYLLNNMLIGALRSLKPGLEQDEVWNMIEKRIQNDILSKNLSERLVNSDESMLYYLRIAADRRMFNLKKQYKKRDFWKKIDAERTKGDFKKMIQLIREEFKLQNTVQDYSSWVAGLRALPDKNGVAWDNTWFPPNWGWESEKAAFRCYDGHFDLFGKRTDTLIYKNISKSGNYHKDTNGWGMDILHVGKTGGCGGLVLYVDGVAYPVRNEKETGDPVFTARLLKKTTDTVTLEFVAENVGPADSPYTVYIRPSAIAGRKDSPIEIFVEGGERGRTLAIGLTLTTLGTEGFFCDREAGVMGSWGFQDPEIGWIGIGIIFPSDRYLFLDKQPEERRVVLRYNPGESLRYNIQGDWLRAHQFPRSPGIREWKNVLKNTALKKSCK; from the coding sequence ATGAAAACAGCTTTATTTGGAGCTATTTTGTGTTTCCTGCTTACTGATGTTCAGGCAGCAAATCTGACAGAGAAAGAGAAAAAACAATTGGCTTTTGAATGGGTTTTTGGAGATCTGGCAAAGTTCGACCAGGTGATAGTGCAAAAAGTACTTTCTGATACGCACGGAAAACGTTACTACATAGATCATGACTGTGATGGAAAGCCGGAGGAAGTGTGGTTTATTGATATTGATCCCCGTCATAACGAAAGTAAACGGCCCATATTGGTTCGTGTTATTGATGAAGATGGTGATTTGGAGATGGGCGGTGAACCTGATCTGGACAGTGATCTATATTTGGCAGACTGGAATGCAGATGGGCAGGTAGATGCAGTTGTTGATTACGAAGATATAGATGGCGATCGTGATGTTGACCTTATGTCAATGTTCTTTTATGATGCCAGGTATGGTTTAAGGGCCTGGTGGGGCCGCGATGACGGAGATGATAATTTGTTGTGGTACGATGTTGATTACTACTATTATCAAAACCCATGTCAAAACAACACTCATTTCGGTGGAGACGAAACATTCTTTGCTTTTTATATAAAACCCGGTGAAAAATATTGGACACCTTTCTTTGAAAATCCGTTCCTATTTTATGATCTTGATGGAGATGGCATTACGGAGGAGGTGCTACGGGTGTCAGGGCAGGAAGACGTGGTGCATACTATACGATGGAGCTTTGACCTGGATAACGATGCAACCGTCGTCAACCCCAGAGATTTCGACGTTTCCTTATCCGCATACGCTCCCGGGCTGGAAATTGGAAATAGAGTAACCACATGGGCTTCCGATGAACACAGTGAGGTGGGCAATATTTTGCGTGTAGAGAAAAAGCAAAGTGAAACCATTGTTATCAGGGATATACCTTCGCACCTAGTATTAAAACGAAGTGAGGCAATTTCTTTTTTCTCCGATATAAAATGGTCGAAAGTTTTAATGACCTGGGACGAAAATGATTTGAATAAAGCCTGGGACGGTAAGCGTACCGATATTGAGAGATGGGAGGGAATTATTGCAGCGCCCTCTACCGAAAAGGGATTTGAATTTCCTGTTATCGGAGGCCCCGATTGTGGCCCATACAACAAACGCTATCAGGTATTGACAAAGCCATCCCTGCCAAATGAGTTTTATTTCAATCCTGCCGAAGGTCGGCTTCATATCAAAAACAGCGACAAGACATGGCTGAGAGTTGATTATGACTACGACAACAAAGAAGATATGTATTATTTGTGGACGGATACCAATAATGATGGGTTTTTGGATAAAGTAGAAGTCGATATCAATGGAGATGGCAGGTTTGATGACAGCTGGCAGTTTGATGTGTCAGAGGTAAAGTCTGTCCGGTGGCGTTTTGAAGAGCTTGGTCCTGTCTATTCACCTGTAGTTGCTGATTTCCCCTCACAACTCTATTTGCTGAACAATATGTTGATAGGTGCATTGAGATCTCTAAAGCCTGGATTGGAACAGGACGAGGTGTGGAATATGATAGAAAAAAGAATACAGAACGATATCCTTTCGAAAAATCTGTCCGAACGCCTTGTTAACAGCGATGAATCCATGCTTTATTACCTGAGGATTGCTGCAGATCGGAGGATGTTTAATCTGAAAAAGCAATATAAAAAGAGAGACTTTTGGAAAAAAATAGATGCGGAGCGGACAAAAGGGGATTTTAAGAAAATGATACAGCTGATACGGGAGGAGTTTAAGCTGCAAAATACCGTGCAAGATTACTCTTCCTGGGTGGCAGGATTAAGGGCTCTACCTGATAAAAATGGGGTTGCATGGGATAATACGTGGTTTCCCCCGAACTGGGGATGGGAGTCTGAGAAAGCTGCTTTTCGTTGTTATGACGGACACTTTGACCTGTTTGGAAAGCGAACTGATACATTGATATATAAGAATATCTCAAAAAGCGGCAATTATCACAAAGATACAAACGGTTGGGGAATGGATATTCTGCATGTCGGAAAAACAGGCGGATGCGGGGGATTGGTTTTGTATGTTGATGGAGTTGCCTACCCTGTAAGGAACGAGAAAGAAACCGGAGACCCGGTGTTTACGGCACGGCTATTAAAAAAAACCACTGATACGGTTACCTTAGAGTTTGTAGCTGAAAATGTTGGGCCCGCAGATAGTCCATATACAGTCTATATCCGCCCTTCCGCCATTGCCGGAAGAAAAGACTCTCCCATTGAGATTTTTGTCGAAGGAGGCGAAAGAGGGCGGACCTTAGCTATTGGTCTTACCTTAACCACATTGGGCACCGAAGGCTTCTTCTGTGACAGGGAAGCTGGGGTGATGGGTAGCTGGGGGTTTCAAGACCCGGAGATCGGCTGGATAGGAATAGGGATTATTTTCCCTTCCGACAGGTATCTTTTTTTAGACAAACAACCGGAAGAACGCCGGGTGGTGCTTCGATACAATCCTGGAGAATCGCTGCGGTACAATATACAGGGCGATTGGCTTAGAGCTCATCAATTTCCCCGCTCACCAGGTATTAGGGAATGGAAAAATGTATTGAAGAATACAGCATTAAAAAAATCCTGTAAATAA
- a CDS encoding SusC/RagA family TonB-linked outer membrane protein: MIKKVNPKQMKGKRTLNLFFIVIVMMILSPLFAAGNVTSDGKESKGFKEKATIIETKFARDVAQQRVKISGRVVDQDGFPLPGVAISVKERKGVGVATDAEGKYSIECGAKETLVYTYVGFLPQEQLAGEINGVTVTLKEDILTLDEVQVVAFGKQKKESVISSISTVTPGELRVPSSNITTAFAGRMAGIIAYQRSGEPGLDNAEFFIRGVTTFSTYGKKDPLILIDGIEMSSTDLARINVDDISSFSIMKDANAAALYGARGANGVILVTTKEGSPDKISVNIRAELSSSGNTELVDIADPVTYMKLRNEAVRTRDPMVALPYSSNKIRNTELGIDPIMYPSVNWYDYLIKDRTSNQRVNLNITGGGKAVQYYLAANYQHDTGIIKESKENMVNNNIDVNRFQVRSNVTIKFSPTTSGIVRAYGSFDDTSGPRPGWIDGKEVSGGIYTFHLARNATPVEFLPYYPKDEANMETKHLLFGMGSELGSFINPYAEIVSGYIEDSKSMMLLQLEIEHKFTGLLDGLFAKGMYNTKRDSYYDIRRTYSPFYYTPATTLDGSYKLFPLNPDSGTEYLTYSEGKRTVTSTQYGELRLGYNKKINEIHDINAVLVGTLRSETGVISIDARVSDKLQASLPRRNISTAGRLAYGYDSRYFIELNFGYNGSERFAQNNRYGFFPSVGGGWMVSNEEFMSATKDIITTLKLKATYGKVGNDQIGSNYDRFFYLSQIDMSGTGYWFGMDRAYRSGITIGRYANDQITWEIAKKTNLGIELGLFNDLTLLTDYFTETRENILQTRTDIPTTMGLRAVPQANVGVAKGHGFEVELKYQKNFNKDFWTVVNSNFTYASSKFKEYEEPDYSDVPWKSYIGYKINQPRGYIAERLFIDEEDVNNSPKQTFGVYMAGDIKYKDINNDGQITTDDMVPIGYPTVPEIIYGAGFSMGYKAFDFSCFFQGSARSSFFIEPSKITPFLNRGQRALLSYIAEDHWSENNRNIYAFWPRLSETQISNNNQNSTWWLRNGAFVRLKTAELGYTLPAKLTKKYYVNMFRIYVSGSNLLHWSKFKMWDPEMAGEGLGYPIQRVFNIGVNINF, from the coding sequence ATGATTAAAAAAGTAAATCCAAAACAGATGAAAGGGAAAAGAACGTTAAATTTATTTTTCATCGTAATTGTTATGATGATCTTAAGTCCACTTTTTGCTGCAGGTAACGTCACTTCGGACGGCAAAGAGTCAAAAGGTTTCAAAGAAAAAGCAACAATCATTGAAACTAAATTTGCACGGGATGTGGCACAACAACGAGTGAAAATTTCCGGGCGTGTGGTTGATCAGGATGGATTCCCTTTACCCGGGGTTGCTATATCGGTGAAGGAAAGAAAAGGAGTGGGAGTTGCAACTGATGCGGAAGGGAAATATTCCATTGAATGTGGTGCAAAGGAGACTCTGGTCTACACCTATGTCGGGTTTCTTCCTCAGGAACAGCTCGCCGGAGAAATTAACGGCGTAACCGTCACCCTGAAAGAAGATATCCTCACATTGGATGAGGTGCAGGTGGTTGCTTTCGGTAAACAAAAGAAAGAGAGTGTGATCAGCTCTATATCGACAGTTACACCCGGTGAATTAAGAGTACCATCAAGCAACATTACGACAGCTTTTGCTGGTAGAATGGCGGGAATTATCGCATACCAACGTTCGGGTGAGCCAGGATTGGACAATGCTGAGTTTTTTATTAGGGGTGTTACCACATTTAGTACTTACGGGAAAAAAGACCCGTTAATATTGATTGACGGAATTGAAATGAGCTCCACTGATCTGGCACGAATAAACGTAGACGACATCTCGTCGTTCTCTATAATGAAAGACGCAAATGCCGCTGCTCTGTATGGTGCGCGCGGTGCAAACGGGGTTATCCTGGTTACAACCAAAGAAGGTTCGCCCGATAAGATTTCAGTGAATATCAGGGCTGAATTATCATCCTCAGGTAATACAGAACTTGTTGATATTGCCGACCCTGTTACTTACATGAAACTTCGTAACGAAGCGGTAAGGACAAGAGACCCCATGGTGGCACTTCCCTATTCTTCAAACAAAATACGAAATACCGAACTGGGTATTGATCCCATTATGTATCCTTCAGTAAATTGGTACGATTACCTTATTAAAGACCGTACATCAAATCAGAGGGTAAACCTTAATATAACCGGTGGTGGAAAAGCAGTGCAATATTATCTTGCTGCAAATTACCAGCACGACACCGGAATTATTAAGGAAAGTAAGGAAAACATGGTGAATAACAATATTGATGTTAATCGTTTTCAGGTTCGCTCCAACGTGACTATCAAGTTTTCACCCACCACAAGTGGAATTGTGCGTGCCTACGGATCGTTCGATGATACAAGCGGCCCTAGGCCCGGTTGGATAGACGGCAAGGAGGTATCTGGCGGGATTTATACTTTTCACTTGGCACGCAATGCCACACCTGTAGAATTCCTGCCATATTATCCCAAAGATGAAGCAAATATGGAAACAAAACACCTTCTCTTTGGTATGGGCAGCGAACTCGGATCATTTATCAATCCTTATGCTGAGATTGTTAGCGGATACATAGAGGATAGTAAATCTATGATGTTGCTGCAGTTGGAAATTGAACATAAATTTACCGGACTATTGGATGGATTGTTTGCCAAGGGGATGTATAATACAAAACGAGATTCATATTATGATATTAGACGTACCTATTCCCCGTTCTATTATACTCCTGCTACAACACTGGACGGCTCTTATAAATTATTCCCGCTTAATCCGGATTCAGGTACGGAATACCTGACTTATAGCGAGGGCAAAAGAACGGTAACCTCTACCCAATATGGTGAGCTTAGGTTGGGATACAACAAGAAAATAAATGAGATACACGATATTAACGCGGTATTAGTAGGGACGTTAAGATCAGAAACCGGGGTTATCAGTATTGATGCTCGTGTTTCCGACAAGCTTCAGGCATCTTTGCCCAGGAGGAATATCTCCACAGCCGGAAGGTTGGCATATGGATACGATAGCCGCTATTTTATAGAGTTGAACTTCGGCTATAATGGTAGCGAGCGTTTTGCCCAAAACAACCGTTACGGGTTTTTCCCTTCTGTCGGAGGCGGCTGGATGGTAAGCAATGAAGAGTTCATGTCTGCTACCAAAGATATTATTACCACATTGAAACTGAAAGCTACATACGGTAAGGTGGGTAACGACCAGATAGGTTCAAACTATGACCGCTTTTTTTATTTGTCTCAAATTGATATGTCTGGTACCGGTTACTGGTTTGGTATGGACAGGGCCTACAGATCGGGTATAACAATAGGCAGGTATGCCAACGATCAGATAACCTGGGAAATTGCCAAAAAAACCAATCTGGGAATAGAACTCGGTTTATTCAATGATCTTACTCTTCTGACTGATTACTTTACAGAAACCCGTGAAAATATTTTGCAAACCCGCACAGATATTCCAACAACAATGGGGCTCCGTGCAGTGCCACAGGCAAACGTGGGTGTTGCAAAAGGACATGGATTTGAAGTGGAGCTGAAATATCAGAAAAACTTCAATAAAGATTTCTGGACAGTGGTAAACAGTAATTTCACCTATGCATCAAGCAAATTTAAAGAATACGAAGAACCGGATTATAGCGATGTTCCGTGGAAATCGTACATTGGATATAAAATAAATCAACCAAGAGGATACATTGCAGAACGACTTTTTATCGATGAAGAAGATGTGAACAACTCCCCTAAACAGACTTTTGGAGTTTATATGGCCGGTGACATCAAATACAAGGATATAAACAACGATGGACAAATAACAACGGATGACATGGTGCCCATTGGATATCCGACTGTACCGGAAATCATTTACGGAGCAGGGTTTTCCATGGGTTATAAAGCATTCGATTTCTCATGTTTTTTCCAGGGTTCAGCACGTTCTTCATTTTTTATAGAACCTTCAAAAATTACACCATTCCTTAACAGAGGGCAACGGGCACTATTGTCATATATTGCCGAAGATCATTGGTCGGAAAATAACCGGAATATCTACGCTTTTTGGCCGCGCTTATCAGAAACACAGATTAGCAATAATAATCAGAATAGTACCTGGTGGTTGCGTAACGGTGCTTTTGTACGCTTGAAAACAGCGGAATTAGGATATACACTGCCCGCAAAACTAACGAAAAAATACTATGTGAATATGTTCCGTATATATGTAAGCGGTAGTAACCTGCTGCATTGGTCCAAATTTAAGATGTGGGATCCCGAAATGGCAGGTGAGGGTTTGGGATACCCAATACAGAGGGTGTTTAATATTGGAGTAAATATTAATTTTTAA